One region of Passer domesticus isolate bPasDom1 chromosome 19, bPasDom1.hap1, whole genome shotgun sequence genomic DNA includes:
- the LOC135283573 gene encoding C-C motif chemokine 4 homolog: MKVSAAGLALLLISASFSQIFCGPAGPNIPICCVTYSRHKLPWKLIQRHYSTSSSCPQPAIVFVTKEGRQVCANPENTWVQSYLKILEQN, translated from the exons ATGAAGGTCTCTGCAGCTGGATTGGCTCTCCTCCTCATTTCAGCCtccttttcccaaattttctgtGGCCCAG CTGGACCCAACATCCCAATCTGCTGTGTCACATATAGCCGGCACAAACTCCCATGGAAGCTCATCCAGCGTCAttacagcaccagcagcagctgtccTCAGCCAGCCATCGT GTTTGTCACAAAGGAAGGCCGCCAGGTCTGTGCCAATCCTGAAAACACCTGGGTCCAAAGCTACCTGAAAATTTTGGAGCAGAACTGA
- the LOC135283572 gene encoding C-C motif chemokine 4 homolog, which produces MKVFVVALTILIAAFCYQTSAAPLGSDPPTSCCFSYVSRQLPRSFVKDYYETNSQCSQPAVVFITRKGREVCANPLEDWVQQYVNELELD; this is translated from the exons ATGAAGGTGTTTGTGGTTGCCCTCACCATCCTCATTGCTGCCTTCTGCTACCAGACCTCTGCTGCTCCAC TTGGCTCCGACCCACCAacctcctgctgcttctcctaCGTCTCCCGGCAGCTGCCCCGCAGCTTTGTGAAGGATTACTATGAAACCAacagccagtgctcccagcctgctgtggT GTTCATCACCAGGAAGGGCCGGGAGGTCTGTGCCAACCCCTTGGAGGACTGGGTCCAGCAGTACGTAAATGAGCTGGAGCTGGACTGA
- the LOC135283570 gene encoding E3 ubiquitin-protein ligase TRIM39-like: MALAGALERLQEEAICPICLEYMSEPVSIDCGHNFCRGCIAKHCQDKGLWADGPFSCPQCRASCHRSGFRPNRQLANIVESIRQLGLRGGLGPELEPGTPLCPQHEERLKLFCEEDEEPICVVCRESLQHRPHTVYPIEEAAHVYKVKLQKSLESLLKEVEEVKKRESAERMKTQECKETVKKKRERIVSEFGKLHRLLADEEKLLLQKLEEEEKQILLLINENLARLVEEKCLLEELIVEIKGKSQQPADGLLKDMKSILSRCEGVKFQSPRAVSVTLKENYSIPERCLGMRDMLKKFKVDVILDPETAHPDLTVSEDRKSVRRGSKKLLLSLFDNPKRFGTTPVVLGSPGFFSGRHYWEVQVGDKPEWGLGLCREAAGRKGSVLFSPNNGYWVLRLQNGGTYEALTVPISPVTLSVRPRRVGIFLDYEAGEISFYNVSDRSHIYTFTDKFSGNLRPLFFLGAFLGGRNAEPLVISWVRDPQGTGCIIL; encoded by the exons ATGGCGCTGGCAGGTGCCCTGGAGCGGCTGCAGGAGGAGGCCATTTGCCCCATCTGCCTGGAGTACATGAGCGAGCCGGTCAGCATCGACTGCGGCCACAACTTCTGCCGAGGCTGCATCGCCAAGCACtgccaggacaaggggctgtGGGCCGACGGGCCATTCTCCTGCCCGCAGTGCCGGGCCTCCTGCCACCGCAGCGGCTTCCGACCCAACCGGCAGCTGGCCAACATCGTGGAGAGCATCCGccagctggggctgcggggcggcctgGGGCCCGAGCTGGAGCCGGGgacccccctgtgcccccagcacgAGGAGCGGCTGAAGCTGTTCtgcgaggaggacgaggagccCATCTGCGTGGTGTGCCGGGAGTCGCTGCAGCACCGCCCGCACACCGTGTACCCCATTGAGGAGGCGGCGCACGTCTACAAG gTCAAACTCCAGAAATCGCTGGAGAGTCTTTTAAAGGAAGTGGAGGAGGTGAAGAAGCGTGAGTCAGCAGAAAGGATGAAAACCCAGGAGTGTAAG GAGACAGTAAAGAAAAAGCGGGAGAGGATTGTAAGTGAGTTTGGGAAGCTGCATCGGCTGCTGGCTGATGAGGAGAAGCTACTGCTCCAGaagctggaggaggaagagaagcagATTCTGCTGCTGATCAATGAAAACCTGGCCCGGCTGGTGGAGGAGAAGTGCTTGCTGGAGGAGCTGATCGTGGAGATAAAGGGGAAGAGCCAGCAGCCAGCTGATGGGCTGCTCAAG GACATGAAAAGCATCCTGAGTAG GTGTGAAGGGGTAAAGTTCCAATcccccagagctgtgtctgTGACCCTGAAGGAAAACTACAGCATTCCTGAGCGCTGCCTGGGCATGAGGGACATGCTGAAGAAGTTCAAAG TGGACGTGATTCTGGACCCAGAGACGGCACACCCAGACCTCACTGTGTCTGAGGACCGCAAGAGCGTCCGGCGTGGGAGCAAGAAGCTGCTTCTGTCCCTCTTCGACAACCCCAAGAGGTTCGGCACCACCCCAGTGGTGCTGGGCAGTCCGGGCTTCTTCTCGGGCCGCCACTACTGGGAGGTGCAGGTGGGAGACAAGCCCGAGTGGGGCCTGGGGCTGTGCCGAGAGGCTGCCGGTCGGAAAGGCTCTGTCCTCTTCTCCCCCAACAATGGTTACTGGGTGCTGCGGCTGCAAAATGGGGGCACCTACGAGGCCCTGACCGTACCCATCTCCCCCGTGACCCTGAGTGTGAGACCCCGGCGCGTTGGGATCTTCCTGGACTATGAGGCGGGAGAGATCTCCTTCTACAACGTAAGCGACCGCTCCCACATTTACACCTTCACTGACAAGTTCTCAGGCAATCTCCGGCCTCTCTTTTTCTTGGGTGCCTTTTTGGGGGGCAGAAATGCAGAACCCTTGGTGATCTCCTGGGTCAGGGACCCACAGGGGACCGGATGCATCATCTTGTGA